A window of Triplophysa dalaica isolate WHDGS20190420 chromosome 7, ASM1584641v1, whole genome shotgun sequence contains these coding sequences:
- the LOC130425732 gene encoding fucolectin-like encodes MASKEAYRRLILGDRAVISGSASSSLHSDMDKLVHLILLSENLALNGTVTQSSTHLTWLAQNAIDGKKYGSEYCFATSYQSNPWWRLDLLDVYNISTVIITTHASYLDQANGAEIRVGNSLENNGNNNPVCAVTSGLQAGRTITYSCRGMLGRYVNVIMPERTAHLSLCEVEVYGTGKFDS; translated from the exons ATGGCTTCGAAAGAAGCGTATCGACGCTTAATCTTAGGAGAtcgagcag TCATCTCTGGATCTGCTTCATCATCTTTACACAGTGACATGGACAAACTTGTTCATCTGATTTTACTTTCTG AGAATTTGGCATTGAATGGAACAGTCACACAGTCGTCCACACATCTCACCTGGCTAGCTCAAAATGCCATAGATGGTAAAAAGTATGGATCTGAATACTGCTTTGCCACATCGTATCAAAGTAACCCATGGTGGAGGTTGGATCTCTTGGATGTTTATAACATCAGTACAGTGATCATCACTACTCATGCCAGCTATTTGGATCAAGCCAACGGAGCCGAGATTCGTGTTGGAAACTCACTGGAAAACAACGGAAACAACAACCCTGt atgtgctGTAACTTCTGGTCTGCAAGCTGGTCGCACCATCACTTACTCATGTCGTGGGATGTTgggacgttatgtgaatgtgaTAATGCCTGAACGTACAGCTCATCTGTCTCTGTGTGAGGTGGAGGTGTATGGAACTGGTAAATTTGACTCATAA